Within Sphingopyxis sp. MWB1, the genomic segment CGACAGCTTCATCCCGCGCACCACTGCGGCGACCGAGGGTGCCGAGCGGGTTACGCGCGACGATGACGGTGCGGTGGTCTGACGTTTGACGTCTGATGCGCGTCAGCGCCGCGCGCAGCGGCGCAGATGTGCGGCGAGTTCGCGCCCGTTCCGGTCCCAGTCGAAGCGGCCTTCGAGGCTCGCTGCCACCCTTTGAGGGGAGGGCGGCGCGGCATGAAGCGCGCGCACGGCATCGGCAATGGCGGCGGGGGTGCGTTCGGAAAGAATGCGCCCGGCGTCGGGAGCGGTCACCAGTTCGGCGGCGCCCCCCGCATCGCTGATGACGATGGGCGTGCCGCAGGCGAGCGCTTCGACCCAGGCGTTGGCGAGGCCTTCGCTGACCGACGGCATGACGACGATATTGGCGGCGCGGTAGAGGGCGGGAAGATCAGCATTGGCGACCGGACCCAGAAAATGCACGCGCTCGGCAACACCCAGCCGGGCCGCAAGCGCGCGGTAGCGGCTTTCCTCCTCGCCTGACCCGGCGAGCCAGTAATGAAATTCGGGTAGCATCGGCAGCGCCTCGATCACGAGCGCCTGTCCCTTGCGCGGGATGAGCGCGCCGACGGTCAGAAGCGCGGGAGCGTCGCCAAGGCCTCGGGCGCGCCGGGCTTCGCTCCGGTCGCCGGGGCAAAAGCGGCTGCGGTCGATACCGGTATAGTGGACGGTGATTTTAGCGGGATCGATGCCGATGGCGGCCATGTCGCGGCGCATGGCGTCGGACACGGCGAGCAGGCCTGCGGCTCCATCGGCGGCGCGGCGCAATTGGGGCGCGCTGGCCGGCGCGTGGCCGAAATGGCT encodes:
- a CDS encoding glycosyltransferase, giving the protein MTAPLRILSIATLFPDAARPNFGLFVERSLRVLAQQPGVELLIVAPIGLPPFPLSLHPRYRALRSLPHRESWNGLKVLRPRFPLLPRVGTRINPALIARAVRRAIGNREFDVVDAQFFYPDGPAAMRVGAALGLPYSVKARGADISHFGHAPASAPQLRRAADGAAGLLAVSDAMRRDMAAIGIDPAKITVHYTGIDRSRFCPGDRSEARRARGLGDAPALLTVGALIPRKGQALVIEALPMLPEFHYWLAGSGEEESRYRALAARLGVAERVHFLGPVANADLPALYRAANIVVMPSVSEGLANAWVEALACGTPIVISDAGGAAELVTAPDAGRILSERTPAAIADAVRALHAAPPSPQRVAASLEGRFDWDRNGRELAAHLRRCARR